A genomic stretch from Leishmania infantum JPCM5 genome chromosome 25 includes:
- a CDS encoding putative RNA polymerase I second largest subunit: MSSRSSHYSAKSLSSSAGESMVTSHSTGSSSRHRRTGTACIHEPRAPPIKMTAMERLQHIRNSITRLKYICERQYHTAALDQASEASVTPFFERLRKKLSKLEFSRSHIGTPETGGPQQLKYMAKESRQLMSTAQEVVRDTANTSATATCVYEGMQHHHMQEAMAELEELSALLAERPNEQLSRVNADLLADLVAFHIDEFDAFMSLRVEAFAREMQSEGAFYTGPVMTDASQKATPVGVCSAVLLDVAVGVRPARSARIVLEHARHQINKVENRLHAADIALQECQRAGEVAADGQQRQQAEVQRREFTIMKERISHALRQLDRAQQAWLEEEQSIFTRAASGSHDLAALMQTKHLREAEVIEEVQRLHDQTIHACLPFATPQYHRRYGETYGQPCHVRLGFHFLPDANTAAEMAAAAGSANAAAPSSLMLRTFSTEYFALMRQLRVAPADYDTYDYLVPSKEQFWVNFASFPEMVKGARCALRNVDARLDHFRALEEQKEVGGYFIMNGGERILRALLMQRCNVPINIYREKFVTQGPHFSAKAVVIRCKRPSGLTAQNYFYYTTQGEVIFSFARKVVWHLPVPLLLSATSTQSVSAVELQRLLTIGMPDGNHAARVEALLQHHRRKPYGDLRHFIDYITVLGRMYREYHQNSSTFHFLPLYAKGSTCQHDAWYGMFMLRRHVLPHLNSCDAATPDLAPDATAQQLLAWLSPALLAELDRKFDAMIAITRQLYLFIDGAVEHQGNDVPAYQELFTVSQVLMGAFEVCLNRYMRGFVYRFARHLPAALFRRILHLRTLLPPVDAEDAMRQVRQFAEFCGRHGGSDPLDQLARLLVTGNINLNREEDFYCPQTSGWVVMAEHLNFYRFFEQLRCVHRGKTIADMRSSEVRKYPCEAYGFICMVQSPDGEDCGVLNHLSLSTISSNSPDAAMTAQLREIVCKAVPGVRSRATHSTVVDQLCETVPVWMEGELLGYLSPADAVEAAARLRQRKALTLRSQVHVTGIVRRKDASPLHTLEVVYVAPKNKDPAGLYVFYDCGRLMRPVQRLESSVRKDATHLPFPLVFIGTWEQSWLDIAAVPSDPLDAVVQLNRKYEYMEQNGTNLISLTSATIPFFEHNCSPRNLFQCGLSKQSSGTQLQALAWRKEAKLFRTYCPQRYISRTLPMDYYGLDDVNLGVNAVIAILAYTGYDMDDAVIINSTAAQRGMLTAGVTVAKIVTASGKGSDKDDVFVFHNLLSTGERFTAELEANGLPPKRANASLDAFSFDRDHKYPGLRDNNDVYCCAKRVERVDPFTNKSVYEYTRHHATKWRHFDKGEDAWVQQVIPLVYSGPDPTSVLMIFRIPRPPTVGDKFSSRHGQKGTLPLHIRSHNLPFATASGITPDVIINPHAFPSRMTVGMVLEIMTAKVGAIEGRFIDHSAWSTVDEQPRVAELIGEALVKAGYNRYGREHLIDGISGEEMKADVFMGICGYQRLRHMVSDKWQARARTDAHTYRAVTKTGQPVKGRKRHGGVRVGEMERDGLLSHGISEVVVDRLLHVSDKTKAFICPRCGSLLSLYERHATEYGTWRTCRFCGAGADESTDSIAMVEIPQVLRLWAAELTSIGVRVALKTSELSDFI; this comes from the coding sequence ATGTCGTCTCGCTCATCACACTATAGCGCAaagtcgctctcctcctcagcgGGGGAGTCGATGGTAACGAGCCACAGTACTGGGTCCTCAAGCCGTCACCGTCGCACCGGCACTGCCTGCATACATGAGCCACGCGCTCCACCCATAAAGATGACGGCGATGGAGCGCCTGCAACACATCCGCAACTCCATTACTCGGCTGAAGTACATTTGTGAACGGCAGTATCACACCGCCGCGCTCGATCAGGCGTCCGAGGCGTCCGTCACGCCGTTCTTTGAGCGGCTCCGCAAGAAGCTGTCGAAGCTCGAGTTCAGCCGTAGCCACATCGGCACCCCAGAGACCGGCGgcccgcagcagctgaagtACATGGCGAAAGAATCGAGGCAGCTCATGAGCACTGcgcaggaggtggtgcgcgaCACCGCGAACACttccgcgacggcgacatGTGTTTACGAGGGTATGCAGCATCATCACATGCAAGAGGCcatggcggagctggaggagctgtcCGCGCTCCTGGCAGAGCGCCCCAACGAGCAGCTGAGTCGCGTGAACGCCGATCTTCTGGCGGACCTCGTTGCTTTCCACATCGACGAGTTCGACGCCTTTATGTCGCTGCGTGTCGAAGCGTTTGCGAGGGAAATGCAGAGCGAAGGCGCCTTCTACACCGGCCCCGTCATGACGGATGCGTCTCAGAAGGCTACGCCAGTCGGTGTGTgctcggcggtgctgctaGACGTTGCGGTCGGCGTCCGGCCAGCGCGGTCGGCTCGCATCGTGCTTGAGCATGCACGGCATCAGATCAACAAAGTCGAGAACCGTCTGCACGCTGCGGACATCGCGCTGCAGGAGTGCCAGCGGGCGGGCGAGGTTGCAGCAGATGGCCAGCAAAGGCAGCaggcggaggtgcagcgtCGCGAGTTCACCATCATGAAGGAGCGGATCAGCCACGCCCTGCGCCAGCTGGATCGCGCTCAGCAAGCATGGCTGGAAGAGGAGCAGAGCATCTTCACTCGTGCCGCCTCCGGTAGCCACGAtctggcggcgctgatgcaGACAAAGCAcctgcgcgaggcggaggtgatcgaggaggtgcagcggctgcacgacCAGACGATCCACGCTTGCCTGCCGTTCGCCACTCCGCAGTATCACCGCCGCTACGGTGAGACGTAcggccagccgtgccacgTCCGCCTCGGCTTCCACTTCCTGCCCGATGCGAACACGGCAGCCGagatggccgccgctgctggatCGGCCAatgccgcggcgccgtcgtcgctgatgctgcgcaccttctccacgGAGTACTTTGCGTTgatgcgccagctgcgcgtcgctcCTGCCGACTACGACACCTACGACTACCTTGTGCCGAGCAAGGAGCAGTTCTGGGTGAACTTTGCGAGCTTCCCGGAGATGGTGAAAGGGGCCCGCTGCGCCCTTCGCAACGTCGACGCTCGCCTCGACCACTTccgcgcgctggaggagcagaaggaGGTAGGCGGCTACTTCATCATGAACGGCGGCGAGCGCATTCTGCGTGCTTTGCTCatgcagcgctgcaacgTGCCGATCAACATCTACCGCGAGAAGTTCGTCACGCAGGGCCCGCACTTTTCCGCCAAGGCTGTCGTCATTCGCTGCAAGCGGCCAAGCGGGCTGACGGCGCAGAACTACTTCTACTACACAACGCAGGGCGAGGTGATCTTCTCATTCGCGCGCAAGGTGGTGTGGCATCtaccggtgccgctgctgctgagcgcaACGAGTACGCAGAGCGTGTcagcggtggagctgcagcggctgctgacGATCGGCATGCCAGATGGCAACCACGCAGCCCGTGTTGAGGCGCTCCTccaacaccaccgccgcaagCCCTACGGTGATCTGCGGCACTTTATCGACTACATCACGGTTCTTGGCCGCATGTACCGCGAGTACCACCAGAACTCATCTACGTTTCACTTTCTGCCGCTCTACGCGAAGGGCTCGACGTGCCAGCATGACGCGTGGTACGGCATGTTCATGCTGCGACGCCACGTCTTGCCGCACTTGAACAGCTGTGATGCGGCCACGCCGGATCTGGCCCCTGACGCcactgcgcagcagctgctaGCGTGGCTGTCACCCGCTCTTCTCGCTGAGCTGGACCGCAAGTTTGACGCGATGATCGCCATCACGCGGCAGCTGTACCTCTTCAtcgacggcgctgtcgagCACCAGGGCAACGACGTCCCGGCTTATCAGGAGCTCTTCACCGTCTCGCAGGTGCTCATGGGTGCCTTTGAGGTGTGCCTGAACCGGTACATGCGCGGCTTTGTCTACCGCTTCGCACGTCACCTGCCCGCGGCGCTCTTTCGCCGCATTCTCCACCTGCGCACTCTGCTGCCCCCCGtcgacgccgaggacgccATGCGGCAGGTGCGTCAGTTTGCGGAATTTTGTGgccggcacggcggcagcgacccGCTGGATCAGCTTGCCCGTCTGCTCGTGACGGGCAATATCAACCTCAACCGCGAGGAGGACTTTTACTGCCCGCAGACGTCTGGGTGGGTGGTCATGGCCGAGCACCTGAACTTCTACCGCTTCTTTGAGCAGCTTCGCTGCGTGCACCGTGGCAAGACTATCGCCGACATGCGCTCGAGTGAGGTGCGCAAGTACCCGTGTGAAGCGTACGGCTTTATCTGCATGGTGCAAAGCCCCGACGGCGAGGACTGTGGGGTGCTGAATCACCTGAGTTTGTCGACCATCTCGTCCAACTCACCGGATGCGGCCATgacagcgcagctgcgggagATAGTGTGCAAGGCGGTGCCGggcgtgcgcagccgcgcgaCGCACAGCACGGTGGTTGATCAGCTTTGTGAGACAGTGCCGGTGTGGATGGAGGGCGAGCTGCTTGGCTACCTCAGCCCGGCGGACGCTGTGGAGGCCGCGGCAaggctgcgccagcgcaagGCGCTCACGCTGCGCTCGCAGGTGCACGTGACCGGCATCGTACGCCGAAAGGATGCGTCACCTCTGCACACGCTGGAGGTGGTGTACGTGGCGCCGAAGAACAAGGATCCGGCGGGCCTGTACGTCTTCTACGACTGCGGACGACTCATGCGCCCAGTGCAGCGGCTCGAGTCGTCGGTGCGCAAGGATGCAACCCATCTCCCTTTCCCGCTCGTGTTCATTGGCACCTGGGAGCAGAGCTGGCTGGATATCGCCGCCGTCCCGAGCGACCccctcgacgccgtcgtgcaGCTGAACCGCAAGTATGAGTACATGGAGCAGAACGGCACCAACCTCATCTCCCTCACCTCGGCGACCATCCCCTTCTTCGAGCACAACTGCTCGCCGCGCAACCTGTTCCAGTGCGGCCTCAGCAAGCAGTCCTCTGGCacacagctgcaggcgctggcgtgGCGCAAGGAGGCAAAGCTGTTCCGTACCTATTGCCCGCAGCGCTACATCAGCCGCACCCTCCCCATGGACTACTACGGCCTCGACGACGTGAACCTCGGCGTCAATGCCGTGATTGCCATTCTCGCCTACACCGGCTACGACATGGACGACGCCGTCATCATCAacagcaccgctgcccaGCGCGGTATGCTGACGGCCGGTGTCACGGTCGCCAAGATTGTGACTGCATCCGGCAAGGGCTCTGACAAGGACGACGTCTTCGTGTTCCACAACCTTCTCTCCACGGGCGAGCGATTCaccgccgagctggaggcaaACGGGCTACCGCCGAAGCGCGCGAACGCGAGCCTGGACGCGTTCTCCTTCGATCGCGATCACAAGTACCCTGGACTGCGAGACAACAACGACGTGTACTGCTGCGCCAAGCGGGTGGAGCGGGTGGACCCGTTCACGAACAAGTCTGTCTATGAGTACACGCGCCACCACGCCACCAAGTGGCGCCACTTCGACAAGGGCGAGGATGCGTGGGTCCAGCAGGTGATCCCGCTCGTCTACAGCGGGCCAGACCCGACATCGGTGCTCATGATCTTCCGCATCCCGCGCCCGCCGACCGTGGGCGACAAGTTCTCGTCCCGCCACGGCCAGAAGGGTACGCTGCCGCTACACATTCGTTCTCACAACCTACCCTTCGCCACGGCCAGCGGCATAACGCCGGACGTCATCATCAACCCCCACGCCTTCCCGTCGCGCATGACGGTCGGCATGGTGCTGGAGATCATGACCGCCAAGGTCGGTGCCATCGAGGGTCGCTTCATCGATCACAGTGCGTGGTCGACCGTAGACGAGCAGCCGCGAGTGGCGGAGTTGATTGGCGAAGCGCTGGTCAAGGCAGGGTACAACCGCTACGGCCGCGAGCACCTGATCGATGGCATCAGCGGTGAAGAGATGAAGGCGGACGTGTTCATGGGTATCTGCGGGTATCAGCGTCTGCGTCACATGGTTAGTGACAAGTGGCAGGCGCGGGCGCGTAcggacgcgcacacataccgGGCGGTAACCAAGACGGGGCAGCCGGTGAAGGGCCGCAAGCGCCACGGTGGCGTGCGGGTTGGGGAGATGGAGCGGGACGGCTTGCTATCGCACGGCATTAGTGAAGTTGTTGTAGACCGTCTCCTGCACGTGTCAGACAAGACAAAGGCGTTCATCTGCCCGAGGTGCGGTAGCTTGCTCTCCCTTTACGAGCGCCATGCCACTGAGTACGGTACATGGCGCACCTGTCgcttctgcggcgccggcgcggacgAAAGCACCGACTCGATCGCTATGGTGGAGATTCCACAAGTGCTCCGGCTGtgggcggcggagctgacgaGCATTGGCGTCCGCGTCGCGCTCAAGACGTCGGAGCTGTCCGACTTTATATGA
- a CDS encoding putative epsin: MNFTQQLWSVKEWGRVMATRSEYVTIVHEATNDEKWGPTGPQMDAVCNAYPRGGPEILNELRSRLNNRDKSWRPCYKSLLVIDHLARNVDDRYLPEICALVPLIRTISTSFYYTNPKGVDHGVSVRERAKKVADLLSDGLQLREERMVAAQIKEKLSHNASDGGGPNSGSPYSGAGGYGGFYSGGYGGSRDRDRHRSYGKGSRQAYDSYRSSPPPATVLSRPRTKEEQERCDMEMALRLQRDEERRSGVSAEQLEEMYATKVRQRQNEAERQKVTAEDDERLAMRLQQEEEERARREGVSLPTLNSDKPSSTPVKAPLPNPPATNALEELFAPPLFSQPAVAAPASSADPFDSFLDSRSGLAPQQNSWGQPQQQPSSVQNQWGQPQTANDAWGAPQQWPQQSVPPLQQPVPPLQQPVPPLQQQQFHPWGQSATVSTSNSWGQPQQGPSQQQRVDNNGSAGSWGQAPPPQLRDPWGQPQQQQQPQPQQPPQSSNSWGKFYQQPQPGHWGQTSAPPAQLSDTWGQPPASNTARALDSSNSGGNLGNMWGALDQFSNQQQHK; encoded by the coding sequence ATGAACTTCACACAGCAGCTGTGGTCTGTGAAGGAGTGGGGCCGCGTGATGGCCACGAGGAGCGAGTACGTCACGATTGTGCACGAGGCGACCAACGATGAAAAATGGGGGCCGACAGGGCCGCAGATGGATGCCGTATGCAACGCCTACCCCCGCGGCGGCCCCGAAATCTTGAacgagctgcgcagccgcctcaACAACCGCGACAAGTCATGGCGCCCGTGCTACAAGTCGCTGCTCGTCATCGACCATCTCGCCCGCAACGTCGACGACCGTTACCTGCCGGAGATCTGCGCCTTGGTGCCCCTCATCCGCACCATCTCCACCAGCTTCTACTACACTAACCCCAAGGGTGTCGATCACGGGGTGTCAGTGCGGGAGCGGGCGAAGAAGGTCGCGGACCTTCTCAGTGatggcctgcagctgcgcgaggagcgcaTGGTAGCCGCGCAGATCAAGGAGAAACTCTCCCACAACGCtagcgatggcggcggcccGAACAGCGGCTCCCCCTAcagcggagctggcggctATGGCGGCTTTTACAGCGGTGGATatggcggcagccgcgatcGTGACCGGCACCGAAGCTATGGCAAGGGCTCCCGCCAGGCCTATGACTCCTACCGGTCCTCGCCGCCCCCTGCGACGGTTCTGTCGCGCCCGCGCAccaaggaggagcaggaaaGGTGCGACATGGAGATGGCGCTGCGCTTGCAGCGTGACgaggagcgccgcagcggcgtttcggccgagcagctggaggagatgtACGCAACCAAGGTCCGCCAGCGCCAGAACGAGGCTGAGCGCCAGAAAGTGACcgcggaggacgacgagAGGCTCGCCATGCGACtccagcaggaggaggaggaacggGCGCGGCGCGAGGGCGTatcgctgccgacgctgaaCTCGGACAAGCCATCCAGCACGCCAGTAAAGGCCCCCTTGCCCAACCCGCCCGCGACGAATGCGCTGGAAGAACtcttcgcccctcccctgtTCTCCCAgcccgctgtcgccgccccTGCTTCGTCGGCGGACCCCTTCGATTCCTTCCTCGACTCCCGCTCCGGACTTGCACCACAACAGAACTCGTGGGGGCAGCCCCAACAACAGCCGTCCAGCGTTCAGAACCAATGGGGGCAGCCGCAGACAGCCAACGACGCTTGGGGTGCACCACAGCAATGGCCGCAACAgtccgtgccgccgctgcaacagcccgtgccgccgctgcaacagcccgtgccgccgctgcaacagcagcagttcCACCCTTGGGGACAATCTGCCACCGTCTCAACAAGCAACTCTTGGGGCCAGCCCCAGCAAGGaccttcgcagcagcagcgcgtggacaacaacggcagcgctggctcGTGGGGTCaagctcctccgcctcagctGCGGGACCCGTGGGGCCAgccgcaacagcaacagcaaccgcagccgcagcagccaccgcagtCGTCGAATTCTTGGGGTAAGTTTTATCAGCAGCCTCAGCCTGGCCATTGGGGCCAGACATCTGCACCACCTGCGCAGCTGTCCGATACATGGGGCCAGCCACCGGCAAGTAACACAGCGAGGGCTCTCGACTCCTCGAACAGCGGGGGTAACTTGGGCAACATGTGGGGTGCTTTGGACCAGTTCTCCAACCAGCAGCAACATAAGTGA